The sequence TCTTGTCTTCATCTCAACCTATTTGTGGCGAATTTAGTTGTCTCACAGAGTATTGTTCCAGCAGCTCCTCCAAAGCCTTCTGAAGGAAGGTGGTCTTCAACCTGTAGCAATGACTTAGCCACTGGATCCCATTACGCTTCTTCTGAAGGTGACTGGTCCTTGAACACTTTCTCTGAGCTCGGTGGCGTATTCTCAAAGGGACAGATGGTCCTTCGATAGCGAACACTTAGGTTCTAGCAGACGTAGTGGTGGTAGCAGCAGATTCTACTTGTCTCCTTCCGTTGTTGTTGATCAGCAGACTTGTGGATCTTGCTCAAAGTTACTAACTGGAGATGTCTTCTGTTGCTGCTGTTCTTGCTTGTGGTCATGTTTACCACGCAGAGTGCTTAGAGACAGTGACTACCGAGATAGAGAAGTACGATCCCGCTTGTCCCATATGCACCATCGGGGAGAAACGTGTTGCAAAAGTAACAAGGAAAGCTCTTAATGCAGAGGCTGAAGCCAAGGCAAAGCAGTTCAAAAGATGTAAAAACCGTTTGATGGATACTGAGTGCGATGAGTTTACGTTTCAGAAGACAGGGAAAGCTCTGAAGATGGAACCACCTAGTCGCAGTAGCAAAAGCACGTCTATGTCATTCTTGAAATGGCATTCCAAATGGAGTAAACCCTCGTCCAAAGACTCTGTATTGAAGAAATGGTTTTGGTCTAGACATCTTTACAACCGTTCTTCATCAAGCATAGAGTTTCATAGTAACCGATAATACTCATTTCAGGTACTTAACCAGACATCGCAGCTTTGATGAAACCAAACCTCCTTGTTATGGAACAGATACTGAGCTTTCAGCTTTAGCCTTCAGAGCTGTGTGTTTCATGTTTCTTTTGGTGATATCTTGTGTGTTTCAGTGTAACCTATGGGGATAACATTTAGTTAATGAAAAAAAACTTGTCAGTCATTTGCAGGGTTATCTATGAAGTTCTGTTGACCTGCAGTTTCTTATTCAAGATATGCAAGAGCATGTGAAGTTCTCTGATACAGAACGAGAACCAAATAAACATATGTATGTTCGCACTTGAAAAGTATTTTGtttatacacaaaataaaacaaaaacattacaaTACTGTCTTACCAAAGTGTATATAAGAGGCTCAGTTTccatatacaaatataaaagtCTATCTACAGTTTTCACAAAATCTAATCACAAATATTACAGATATACCACCCCTATCTATAGAAGCGTCTTTTACTTGCGCTTCAAGAATCCAATCACTGGCATTGCCAGTTTTCTTGAGCTTATGAAAGCTCAAAAACTTTTTCAGACAACAAAGTCATGTAACTGATGGGGATTAGAGAATCTGCCATCTTGCTGGTTACCAAGTCCAATGTAGCCATTGTAATCAACCACACCAAACCCGTTATAGTTCATCAAGCTGTCTGGTTTGGGATCTGCAAAGATAAGGTTTTCTTCTGCATCAGATGTATATGGAATGTTGTTGTTTCCATGATTCTGTTGTTGTGATGATGAAGAAGTGTCTTCGTGTTTGAGCTGAGATGTTTCATTCATTCTGTTCttcttgttgctgctgctgtcTTGATTAGAGTTTGAGAGTAACTCTGATGAATCTCCAAACTCTTCTTTATACATCTCTTCGATCATCGGTTTCCATAGCCGAACTCTCGCGTTAATAAACCAGTTTGCAACCTAATCAAGAACCAGAGAaccaatcaaatcaaagcaaagaCCAACATCAAAAGTGAGATCTCTGGCTTCTTGTCTTACCTGGTTTTTAGATAGTCCTGTCTGCTTAGCAAGCATGATCTTCTCTGACTCCTTAGGATATCTAAGCAAAGAATATGGACAAAAATGGTCCCTCAATCAACATTTACTATAGAATCGTTTATAATATCTATCATagtttgtaatatcataattatccggctttaaaaaaaaatcaacacttACGGATGAAGGAAGTGCTCAAAGAGCCAAGCGCGGAGAATAGAGACAGAGTTTTCAGGCAAGCCTCTTTGTGGTCTCCAAGTAGGTCTAACCATACCAAGCTGTTGATGCAAAGCTCTCTGTTGTCTCAGCCTCTGATCTAAATACCTCAATCTCGGTATCCTCTCCCCTTGCTCTTCAGCCGTCTCTTTCTCCCCAAGCTTCCCTCTAATCACCTGAACCTGCTCCTTTATCGCATCCCTCAAATTCCGAAAATGGCGAGAGATTCTGTTCAGAGCCACCGATGTGTAAGGCTTAGCTGCTCCAACACCAGCTACCATCTCGAAAGACGAAGCTAAAGCTTCCATTTGATGGTAGTATTGGTTGTACCTTTTGTCTACCTCGTCGACCATCGTTAAGAGCTTGTGCTTCTTGCTCTGAAGCTCATGACGTTCTGAAGGAGATAACTCCTCGTTGTTCACTGTGTTGTTGGTATCGTTAGGTTTAGACCCGTTAGTAAAGTCTTGACCTTTCTCGTTGTTCTTGGTCTTCTTGACGCTAACGACTTCGTCTAGCAGTTGTTGTGTTGGTTTAAGGTAACGAGACCTTAGAACGCTGCTTACAAACCCATTGTTGTAGAATCCAAAGGAAGGAACttgatgatgatgttgatgatgatgactcTTCCCATTCTCTTCGTTGTAACTCAGCTGGTTCGAGAGGTTCTGGTAATGGTACTGGATCTGGTTACCGAGGCTTAAGGAGAGTCCACCGCCGTGGAAGCTTAGATCGTTGCTTGAGACCGTTACGTTTCCGTTGAGAGATGTGTCGCTCGTTGGTGGGATGAAAACCATCTCGTTTGGTACGGAGTTTGGGATTTCGAGACAGTTTGCTCCGGCGCCGGCGCCGGAGAAAGAAGCGGCGGAGGAAGAGGAAGCTTGTTCGTTGAGGTAGATGGGTTCTTGGTAGAGAGATTGCATGCCGACAGTACTAGTTGGGTAATAAACTGCCATgtgattttgttattttttttgtaatcaaaatGTTGTTATTACAGTAAGTATCATACggtttttgatgttttgtctgAAAACGAGTTTCCCTGTAAGAGAATGAGAGAGAGACGTGTGAGTTTGATTCTTGATTATAAAAAAGGAACAATCTTTGAGAGGAGGTTAACACATCGTATTCTCACGCCGCAATTACagatgaaaaataaagaaattaaaaCCCTAATAATCTTTTATACGGAAATAAAGTTTTCCACTTCAATTTCAGTGAcgcaagaaaaaaaagtaaaatgatTAAGCAGCAGAAGATGATGAAATCAGAAAATATCGATGTGTAAAGTGTTTATCTTTATATGTTTCTGATGATTTCATACTTTCATAAACGGTGGTAACACGGAGAAGATGAtagttttcttttcaaaaaggaaattttaaaaaaaagaaagtacaGATCAATCATAGCTTTCAATCAAGAAACCAAGAACaatcaaatattataataaaataaaataaacaaaacctGAGAGAGAACCCTACAAAAGAAAGAGATTGTGGATGCGGCTGAATCAGGGAACACACAGGAAAAGAGAAGAACTTCGAACAGTGGAAgacaaaaagagagaagaagaagaagaagacaccCAATCCCAAGAGATAGATTAATAATTGCAattattataaacaaatattcttctattttaaaataaaaatacttttttttttgctcactCACAAAGAGCAGAACCAACCCATCTTATCATTGGAACATAGACAACAAACTCcagatttttaaattaataaaaactattttaacaaatattaaCCAATACCATAATAATATATGGAGAAAATTTGACAATCTCTACCAGTAATTCTGTATTGAATTTTATTCCAACCGAACCTTCTAATTTATTTTGGGTTTTTTCTTTGCGAACCATTTAGAGAATACTACGCGTGAGCAGtaaattcattattttattttctgtttggATTATTATAGATAATAGAGAATATTTTTACAAATGCTACTTATATActcatttatattaaaaactaatattattGAATAGAAATAAATAATGTGTGGTCATTGACTTGACTTGGTGGTTATATGTATTCATCAAACAAATAGAATAAACAAATAATGAAAacctttttttaaaatgaagaagaaaagagttgAATTTGtatcctgtttttttttttagaagctTAATAGCTTGGACATAAATTCAAGCAACCGTTGAATAGTTTTACTATTAAATTTGTTCCACCAAAGCTTAATTGATTACTTAACTAGAGCATCTCAGATTAGTTGTGGTTGTGCTGGTAACATCATAGGTTAGTAGTGTGAACCAACaacatatgtttttatttagtaCATAATTGCAAATCCCTGTTTATAAGCGAGCATGAAACATGTGTTACGTGGCATGATACTTCATAACTAATCTACGGTACTTAAATTTAAGGTTTTCATAATGACAAACTCTATAGAACTTTGTATTCAATAAACATTTTAGGCGTATATCAGACTGTTTAGTTATACGTGTTTTGTCCGCGTAATACATTGGGCACACATTTCTTATAAAGTGACGTGCAAAGGAGGGAATTACTTAACTCCATTTTCAGGATTTTCTGTTTCTTCTTTTACATAATAATTGATAAATACAAAACGGAGAATATGTCAACAAATCAATAATAGatagtattaaatattaaaatgttaaattacaCAACCATCCCTATAGGtagaatttttataatttttttttgtgttaaggTAAACCTGGAATTTGATTTGCCAGAAGTGTTTTGAGGAAGAAGTGTGTTTGCTCAATTGCTTAACTGAGGGATTAAAGGGCCTTAACAACCAGTTGGTGACTACGCAATAACTTCGCTAgcaaaaaaatcacattttcttAACTTCATCAAGTGATATATGACATGAGGAAAAAGGCACTATTCATAAACAACTAGATATATATGACATGAGGGAAGAATACTTATTCATAAAACGATTAAAATGGAAGAGATTTGAGCTTTCTGATAGGTCGTCTCCTTGTCCCAATTGATCTATGGATGTtgagtaataaataataataaataaaatttgaaatagaAGAAATTATTTAAAGTGAAATAAATAAGGTAGATGTCTCGGACGCAAGGGTTGGTGAAAGTGACCAAAACAAAAGACTTGGCCGCGAACTTGCCTTGTGGACGCTAACGGAAGAAAAGCTAACGAACAGCTTTGTGTCCATATTAATAAATGTCTATTTTAATTTTCCTtctgtatatttttgtttaaaatttctttattttatccATATGTTGGGCCTCGCTTTGTTATAGATTGTAACAGCCGACACAAATCGTTGAGGAGAATCAATGTATTAGcagaattattttatatatttgttgatTTATGAGTGgattatttgttttcattggatAAACAACTTTTTTAATGTAGAGTTGGTTAATGGCAGGTGGAATATGGGATCAATAGATACATTATAAGGATCAAATGATTAAAATAGGTTAAATGAATGTGATTTTCTAAAGCAAATTATGATGAgttttgaaataataataacaaaaatatagtaTAGCTTAAGATGGTGAATGTCAGACTATGGAAGTGTGGTGATGATTATAAACCGAGGTTTACTACAAGGGAAACTTGGAAGATCTTGCGAGGAGTACAGACGCAGATTGATTGGTTGAAAGGAGTGTAATTTCAGTATAACACACCGAAGTTTTCTTTTTACACTTGGGTAGCCATCCAGGACAGACTGCCCACATGAGATAAATTATCGCTATGAAATGGAGGCACTACGGTTGTGTGCACGCTATGCAAGACTTGTCTGGAGTCTAGAAATCATCTATTTTTTCAATGTCAATATTCAGGAGAGGTGTGGTCGAATCCCACCAAAAAGCTTTTGACAACGGACTACACTAATGTTTGGGATAGCATTGTTACACTCCTTAATAGGAAGAGAAGCAAACTGGAGCTGTTTCTTCTTCGGTATGTTTTCCAACCCGTCTATATAACTGGTTCATGGTCGAACCCGGTTCAACCACCGGGTCGATCCGGTTTTAAAAACACGGAAGCCATGGCTAATACCAATGTCTCCACCGGGTCGATCCGGTTTTAAAAACACAGAACCCGGTTCATAGTTGAATTATGTTTAGTTTGTAAATTTGAGTATTTTTCATAGAAAAAACTGTAAACCAAAACTTAAACTTAAAATTatgaatatgtatatatatttataaatatatcagGGATTAAAATGTGTTAAGCTGATCAGTTAATTAATATAGTTGATATGCTTCTTGACAGATTATCAGAGAGATTACACATAATTACAAGAGTTGATGAAATTCTAGATAGATATATGAGATgtgaaaatatgatatataactCCTGCATGACtcgaataaatatatcttaatatAAAGAACACGTATATAATTATATGTGACAAAATGATCTCGTTATAATTGTTGGTGCGTGAAAACGATCATATTCTGACATATTATTCAAAAGGATCGAATGTGAACTGTGAAGTATGTCTACATCGCAGTAGATTCTTGGATTATGTGGATCGGATAGGGTAAGCATATATGGCTTTTTCTTTAGATTGTTCTTCTTGACGTACATGTAATGCTGCTACCAgctttgttaaaaataaaattttctaaacttCAGTGGCAAACGAAGGGAAAGATTCTCGCCGCTAACCTTCTCTCTGGCCTAGAGGAACACAAAAGAGAGTACACGCTCTCATAAAAACGGCATGACTTTCTTCATGAGTATAATAAAAATGGCGTGAATTGCAAAGCTTTAAAAAGACCAATCAATCTTCCTTCTCCAGATTCTCAGTCTAACTGACTTGAAGCGGTGAAGCCTTTCCGATCAACCACAGAACCTTCTACGCAGGAATAGTTTTCTATCGTTCCTCAGAGATCAGTACCTTGTTCGACAAGGAATCTACGAAGATTTTGGATGTTGAAACCTTAGAATACATGCAATGGGGAAGCCGTCGAAGACTACGAGATGGTTTCTGATGATTAtattggtgtttttttttttgttttttttggtacaAATGTTAAATATATTGGTGTTATCAGTATCAACGGTGTGTGTGATCCTCGTCAGATCCACCTTCGACTCATGTAGCGTAATCGGTGGTAAGATCAGTAGCCACCAATTCGTGGAGGAGAAGCTTCGTTCAGATCCTAGTCCTCTCGGCTTCATGTTCACtttgtcaacaaaacactagCCGTAGCTCCGTATATagcagccatagacgtccttgTCATTTAAGCTCCCTCTACTTGGTACTGCAGCTGGAGGGACAATGGAAATTTTAGTCAACGGAACGACTGGCTTGTTGCACAGTGCTGGTAAGAAGACGTGACATCTCTCGCAGAAGTGTCACATCAAAAAGCTTATGTGCTTAGAGAAGTGTTGCACCACGCAGATGCTCATGCTTTAGGATGAGATTATAGAAACGTACAAAGAAAagataattttcttttgttttgaattttttttttaattgcaaaaTACGAGTTGAGATGACTTTTACTTCTGAAATCTGAAAGTAAAGTGCCCTGGAGTATGTGCATCTCTGGGGGTTGAACTGATAAAACCAAAAAGTTTGGGGTCATAAGTCGTATACCTGTAAGATAGAGGAATTTAATTAAGAATATGTgcatttggggggggggggggggggggggggttaaatgataaacaaaattttatggTCAGAGTTTGAATAAGTATAAAACAGCggggtttaataaaaaacagtTCCAGGTGTTTATAAAAAGCTTTTCGTCTTCTTGATTTGTAAACTTCAAAGGCATTTGTATATGGCTTCCATGGAAGACGGAGAAGAAGAGATATCGAGTAGACTCAAAGCCATCATTACGTACACGTGTGTTTTCAACACTCGCAACAGCTTGCAAGAAGAAACCAGAACTGGTCTAGACTCCTTTTTCTAAACCCTGAGGTTTTCATTCGATTGCTTGTGCTTCAAGTTTGCGTGTTTCTGATCAGTAAAAGAGAATCTGGAAGCTTTAAAGATAGCGCTCGAAGAAACTGAAGACGAACTCAAGTACTTTACCACTACTCATGCGGAATTGGTTGGAGAAGTTGTGCAACCTCTAGGCAAAGAAAGATGTAACgttcttgattttcttgatttttggTTTGTTTCAGATCATTGGCTTTAATATACAGTTTTGATCTCAGTTCTTGTGAAAGTAAACGAAGGAGTTCGTCTCATAGTGAATTGCTCAAGCATGGTGACTCAGTCGAAGTTAGTTTCTGGAACAAGAGTTACTC comes from Brassica rapa cultivar Chiifu-401-42 chromosome A02, CAAS_Brap_v3.01, whole genome shotgun sequence and encodes:
- the LOC103852950 gene encoding BEL1-like homeodomain protein 3 produces the protein MAVYYPTSTVGMQSLYQEPIYLNEQASSSSAASFSGAGAGANCLEIPNSVPNEMVFIPPTSDTSLNGNVTVSSNDLSFHGGGLSLSLGNQIQYHYQNLSNQLSYNEENGKSHHHQHHHQVPSFGFYNNGFVSSVLRSRYLKPTQQLLDEVVSVKKTKNNEKGQDFTNGSKPNDTNNTVNNEELSPSERHELQSKKHKLLTMVDEVDKRYNQYYHQMEALASSFEMVAGVGAAKPYTSVALNRISRHFRNLRDAIKEQVQVIRGKLGEKETAEEQGERIPRLRYLDQRLRQQRALHQQLGMVRPTWRPQRGLPENSVSILRAWLFEHFLHPYPKESEKIMLAKQTGLSKNQVANWFINARVRLWKPMIEEMYKEEFGDSSELLSNSNQDSSSNKKNRMNETSQLKHEDTSSSSQQQNHGNNNIPYTSDAEENLIFADPKPDSLMNYNGFGVVDYNGYIGLGNQQDGRFSNPHQLHDFVV
- the LOC117131777 gene encoding uncharacterized protein LOC117131777; amino-acid sequence: MSSVAAVLACGHVYHAECLETVTTEIEKYDPACPICTIGEKRVAKVTRKALNAEAEAKAKQFKRCKNRLMDTECDEFTFQKTGKALKMEPPSRSSKSTSMSFLKWHSKWSKPSSKDSVLKKWFWSRHLYNRSSSSIEFHSNR